One genomic region from Leptolyngbyaceae cyanobacterium JSC-12 encodes:
- a CDS encoding diaminopimelate decarboxylase (IMG reference gene:2510094887~PFAM: Pyridoxal-dependent decarboxylase, C-terminal sheet domain; Pyridoxal-dependent decarboxylase, pyridoxal binding domain~TIGRFAM: diaminopimelate decarboxylase) produces the protein MVSTPVTVQPSGRTYLPDTVTETTSPNQLLFPITARVNEKDCLEIGGCDVRELVHRFGSPLYILDEATLRRTCSQYRDAFARYYPGEAQVIYASKAWSCLAVCAIAASEGLGMDVVSGGELYTALEAGVAPTKIYFHGNNKSQEELEFAIEVACTVVVDNWFELETLAAIAGSRSQEPEVPTRVMIRLTPGIECHTHEYIRTGHIDSKFGFDPTQLDEVFQCLSQQTALSCIGLHAHIGSQIFELQPHQDLGGVMVQWLTKAIQYGLPISELNVGGGLGICYTEADDPPAIDEWVKGVAESLATACKTHNVPYPKVLSEPGRSLIGSACVTAYTVGSQKIIPGIRQYLSVDGGMSDNPRPITYQSVYRAVVANRMSAPLDQTVTIAGKHCESGDVLIKDANLAEAHPGDILVIPATGAYNYSMSSNYNRIPRPAAVIVNAGEANLILQRESYADLIRQDRLPERLR, from the coding sequence ATGGTATCGACCCCAGTCACTGTTCAACCTTCTGGTCGCACGTATCTGCCGGATACAGTGACCGAAACAACGTCACCCAATCAATTGCTATTTCCAATTACGGCTCGAGTCAACGAGAAAGACTGTTTAGAGATTGGGGGTTGCGATGTTAGAGAGTTAGTTCATCGATTTGGCTCTCCCTTATACATTTTGGATGAGGCAACCCTGCGAAGAACCTGTAGCCAGTATCGAGATGCATTTGCGCGTTACTATCCTGGCGAAGCTCAAGTGATATATGCTTCTAAAGCCTGGAGTTGTCTGGCGGTATGCGCGATCGCTGCATCAGAAGGGTTGGGTATGGATGTGGTATCAGGAGGCGAACTGTATACAGCGCTTGAGGCTGGGGTCGCTCCTACCAAAATTTATTTTCATGGCAATAACAAATCTCAAGAAGAGTTGGAGTTCGCTATTGAGGTTGCTTGCACAGTCGTTGTGGATAACTGGTTTGAGTTAGAAACTCTGGCAGCGATCGCGGGAAGCAGAAGTCAGGAGCCAGAAGTTCCTACTCGCGTGATGATTCGTCTTACACCAGGAATTGAGTGCCATACTCATGAATACATCCGCACCGGGCATATTGATAGCAAATTTGGCTTCGATCCAACCCAACTGGATGAAGTTTTCCAATGTTTAAGTCAACAAACGGCTCTTTCCTGTATCGGATTACATGCCCATATTGGATCTCAAATTTTTGAACTTCAACCTCATCAAGACCTTGGGGGAGTCATGGTGCAGTGGCTTACCAAAGCGATCCAATACGGTCTGCCAATTAGCGAATTAAATGTTGGTGGCGGACTGGGAATTTGCTATACGGAAGCAGATGATCCCCCTGCAATTGATGAGTGGGTGAAGGGGGTGGCGGAGTCGCTGGCAACTGCCTGTAAGACCCATAATGTCCCTTATCCCAAAGTATTGAGTGAACCAGGGCGATCGTTGATTGGTTCTGCCTGCGTCACGGCTTATACAGTAGGTAGCCAGAAGATCATTCCTGGCATTCGCCAATATCTCTCAGTCGATGGTGGGATGTCAGATAATCCTCGCCCAATCACCTACCAATCGGTTTACCGGGCAGTGGTTGCGAATCGGATGTCTGCACCGTTGGATCAAACCGTGACCATCGCTGGGAAACACTGTGAATCAGGGGATGTCCTGATTAAAGATGCTAATTTAGCCGAAGCCCATCCAGGGGATATACTCGTCATCCCTGCAACAGGCGCATACAATTACAGCATGTCGTCAAACTACAATCGTATCCCTCGTCCGGCTGCGGTTATAGTCAACGCAGGAGAAGCCAACCTAATTCTTCAGCGTGAGTCCTATGCTGATTTGATTCGTCAGGATCGCCTGCCAGAAAGACTGCGCTGA
- a CDS encoding TIGR00159 family protein (IMG reference gene:2510094886~PFAM: DisA bacterial checkpoint controller nucleotide-binding~TIGRFAM: TIGR00159 family protein), whose product MYWLGKSGLIPSLCLLAQSPIVRRFLPENIADTVWTLFDVGLVVILTYMMLVVIGERRTLWMVRGFIILMLAAAISTRLELRLLSFVLGNLVVGSAVAMAFILQSEFRRFLEQLGRGQILQLIQPHQRSPHKATNTVDEIVDAVKELSQNRTGALMIIETSSPIDERDFSVPGVKLNAEISKELLQTIFQTSTLLHDGAVLIRDTRIVAAGVILPLSERTASRQLGTRHRAAMGITERVENCICVVVSEETGSISLAERGLLNRPLTSSKLKELLETRLSQSVDRETGAPSLGSLSRQVASKIWAFFKQLIRGRKLKG is encoded by the coding sequence ATGTATTGGCTAGGAAAATCTGGCTTGATACCATCCCTGTGTCTTCTTGCCCAAAGTCCAATTGTTCGTCGTTTTTTACCTGAGAACATTGCGGATACTGTTTGGACGCTGTTTGATGTCGGGTTAGTTGTGATTCTCACCTACATGATGTTAGTGGTCATTGGTGAGCGTAGAACCCTATGGATGGTACGAGGGTTCATTATCCTGATGTTGGCGGCTGCCATTAGCACGCGGTTGGAGTTGCGTTTATTGAGCTTTGTGTTAGGCAATCTAGTGGTTGGCTCCGCCGTTGCGATGGCTTTTATTCTACAATCAGAGTTTCGTCGGTTTCTAGAGCAACTGGGGCGAGGGCAAATTCTCCAGTTGATTCAGCCCCATCAGCGTAGCCCCCATAAGGCAACGAATACCGTGGATGAAATTGTTGATGCAGTCAAAGAGCTTTCGCAAAACCGAACAGGGGCACTCATGATTATTGAGACGTCCAGCCCGATTGACGAGCGTGATTTTTCAGTGCCAGGAGTTAAGCTCAATGCTGAAATTTCAAAAGAGCTATTACAAACTATTTTTCAAACGAGTACGCTCTTGCATGATGGTGCTGTGTTAATTCGAGATACCCGAATTGTAGCAGCAGGAGTGATTTTGCCGTTATCAGAACGAACCGCCTCTCGCCAATTGGGCACTCGCCATCGGGCTGCAATGGGAATTACGGAGCGGGTCGAAAATTGCATTTGTGTGGTTGTATCGGAAGAAACTGGTTCCATTTCTCTGGCAGAACGAGGGTTGTTAAACCGTCCTTTGACCAGCAGTAAACTGAAGGAGCTTTTGGAGACGCGGCTTTCTCAGTCTGTTGACCGTGAAACTGGCGCTCCTAGTTTAGGCAGTCTAAGTCGCCAGGTTGCTTCTAAAATCTGGGCATTTTTTAAACAGTTAATAAGGGGTCGAAAACTTAAAGGTTAG
- a CDS encoding ATPase with chaperone activity, ATP-binding subunit (IMG reference gene:2510094889~PFAM: AAA domain (Cdc48 subfamily); Clp amino terminal domain; C-terminal, D2-small domain, of ClpB protein; UvrB/uvrC motif; ATPase family associated with various cellular activities (AAA)), translated as MFERFTEKAIKVIMLAQEEARRLGHNFVGTEQILLGLIGEGTGVAAKVLKSMGVNLKDARIEVEKIIGRGSGFVAVEIPFTPRAKRVLELSLEEARQLGHNYIGTEHLLLGLIREGEGVAARVLENLGVDLSKVRTQVIRMLGETAEVTSGGSQGRTKTPTLDEFGSNLTQLAAEGKLDPVVGRQKEIERVIQILGRRTKNNPVLIGEPGVGKTAIAEGLAQRIANDDVPDILEEKRVVTLDIGLLVAGTKYRGEFEERLKKIMDEIRSAGNVILVIDEVHTLIGAGAAEGAIDAANILKPALARGELQCIGATTLDEYRKHIERDAALERRFQPVMVGEPTVDETIEILRGLRERYEQHHKLKISDVALEAAAKLSDRYISDRYLPDKAIDLIDEAGSRVRLINSQLPPAAKELDKELRQVLKEKDDAVRSQNFDRAGALRDREMEIKAEIRAIAQNKKTESSSDETPVVTEEDIAQIVASWTGVPVNKLTESESEKLLHMEDTLHQRLIGQDEAVRAVSRAIRRARVGLKNPNRPIASFIFSGPTGVGKTELTKALASYFFGSEEAMIRLDMSEYMERHTVSKLIGSPPGYVGYNEGGQLTEAVRRRPYTVVLFDEIEKAHPDVFNMLLQILEDGRLTDAKGRTVDFKNTLLIMTSNIGSKVIEKGGGGLGFDFTSENEEESQYNRIRSLVNEELKQYFRPEFLNRVDEIIVFRQLKKDEVKEIADIMLNEVFGRLREQGIVLEVTEKFKDRLVEEGYNPSYGARPLRRAIMRLLEDSLAEEILSGRVNDGDTAVVDVDESGQVVVRPGEKRELIPQAAE; from the coding sequence ATGTTTGAACGCTTCACAGAAAAAGCCATCAAGGTGATTATGCTTGCCCAGGAGGAAGCTCGCCGCCTGGGGCATAATTTTGTAGGTACGGAGCAGATCCTTCTAGGTCTAATTGGAGAGGGAACTGGCGTCGCCGCCAAAGTACTGAAATCAATGGGCGTTAACCTGAAGGACGCTCGCATCGAGGTTGAAAAGATTATTGGTCGAGGCTCTGGCTTCGTCGCAGTTGAGATTCCCTTCACCCCCCGCGCGAAGCGAGTTTTAGAGCTGTCTCTAGAAGAGGCTCGTCAGCTTGGGCATAACTATATTGGGACTGAACATCTTTTGCTCGGTCTCATCCGTGAAGGCGAAGGCGTTGCTGCAAGGGTGCTGGAGAATTTAGGCGTAGACCTCTCCAAGGTACGCACTCAGGTGATTCGCATGCTAGGTGAAACTGCAGAGGTCACCTCAGGTGGTTCCCAAGGACGGACAAAAACCCCCACATTGGATGAGTTTGGTTCTAACCTAACTCAGTTAGCCGCAGAAGGTAAGCTCGATCCAGTTGTGGGACGCCAGAAGGAAATTGAGCGTGTGATCCAGATTTTGGGTCGTCGTACGAAAAATAACCCTGTTCTCATCGGGGAACCAGGAGTTGGGAAGACCGCAATCGCAGAAGGTTTGGCTCAACGCATCGCCAACGATGATGTGCCAGACATTTTGGAAGAGAAACGTGTTGTCACCCTGGATATTGGCTTGCTGGTTGCAGGCACCAAATATCGTGGTGAGTTTGAGGAACGCCTTAAGAAGATCATGGATGAAATTCGTTCTGCTGGGAACGTCATCCTGGTGATCGACGAAGTTCACACTCTGATCGGTGCAGGCGCAGCTGAAGGCGCGATCGATGCCGCAAATATCCTTAAACCTGCCCTGGCAAGAGGAGAACTGCAGTGCATCGGTGCTACTACCCTGGACGAATACCGCAAGCACATTGAACGGGATGCCGCATTGGAACGGCGTTTTCAGCCTGTGATGGTGGGTGAACCAACCGTAGATGAAACGATTGAGATCTTACGTGGCTTGCGGGAACGCTACGAGCAACACCACAAGTTGAAGATTTCGGATGTGGCGCTGGAAGCGGCGGCTAAGTTATCTGATCGGTACATCTCGGATCGCTATCTGCCTGATAAAGCCATTGACTTGATTGACGAAGCGGGTTCCCGTGTGCGGCTGATTAACTCCCAACTACCCCCAGCCGCTAAAGAGCTGGATAAGGAACTGCGCCAGGTTCTGAAGGAAAAGGACGATGCCGTTCGTTCCCAGAACTTTGACCGGGCAGGTGCCCTCCGCGATCGCGAAATGGAGATTAAAGCTGAAATTCGGGCGATCGCTCAAAACAAGAAAACGGAATCTTCTAGCGATGAAACTCCTGTGGTTACCGAAGAAGACATCGCTCAGATTGTCGCTTCTTGGACGGGTGTTCCAGTCAATAAACTCACTGAATCCGAGTCTGAAAAGCTTCTGCACATGGAGGACACCCTGCACCAGCGCTTGATCGGGCAGGATGAAGCGGTTAGAGCAGTCTCTCGTGCCATCCGGCGGGCACGGGTTGGTTTGAAAAATCCCAACCGTCCAATTGCTAGTTTCATCTTCTCTGGTCCGACTGGCGTTGGTAAAACGGAATTGACGAAGGCGCTTGCTTCCTACTTCTTTGGATCAGAAGAGGCGATGATCCGTCTTGATATGTCGGAATACATGGAACGTCACACGGTTTCCAAATTGATTGGCTCGCCCCCAGGCTATGTTGGTTACAACGAGGGTGGTCAGTTAACTGAAGCCGTTCGTCGTCGTCCCTACACTGTAGTTCTATTCGACGAAATCGAGAAAGCGCACCCTGATGTGTTCAATATGCTGCTGCAAATCCTGGAAGATGGTCGTTTGACTGATGCCAAGGGGCGCACAGTAGACTTCAAGAACACACTGCTGATCATGACTTCTAACATCGGTTCAAAGGTGATTGAGAAGGGTGGCGGTGGACTGGGATTCGACTTCACCTCCGAAAATGAAGAAGAATCGCAGTATAACCGTATTCGCTCCTTGGTGAACGAAGAACTAAAACAGTACTTCCGTCCAGAATTCTTGAACCGGGTCGATGAAATTATCGTTTTCCGCCAACTCAAGAAAGACGAGGTCAAGGAAATTGCCGATATCATGCTCAACGAGGTGTTTGGTCGCCTCCGAGAGCAGGGCATTGTCTTGGAAGTGACTGAGAAGTTCAAGGATCGCCTCGTGGAAGAGGGCTACAATCCCAGCTACGGTGCTCGTCCACTCCGTCGTGCCATCATGCGTCTGCTAGAGGACTCGCTTGCAGAGGAGATTCTGTCTGGTCGTGTGAATGACGGTGACACTGCCGTGGTAGACGTGGATGAGAGTGGTCAGGTTGTGGTTCGCCCTGGCGAAAAGCGGGAACTGATTCCACAAGCAGCTGAGTAA
- a CDS encoding Protein of unknown function (DUF3143) (IMG reference gene:2510094884~PFAM: Protein of unknown function (DUF3143)), which produces MTLPPANTPLYNHPLPEIEHWLSDRGCQQDKTDLHCWYVERPNWKAEIWLDIDQLTVRYFGTTDTEQAIQRSFKYSLSRQDIEDAIFAGP; this is translated from the coding sequence ATGACTCTCCCTCCCGCGAACACTCCTCTGTACAACCATCCGCTACCTGAAATTGAACATTGGCTGAGCGATCGCGGCTGTCAGCAGGACAAAACTGACCTCCATTGTTGGTACGTTGAACGTCCCAACTGGAAAGCTGAAATCTGGCTGGATATTGATCAGCTAACCGTTCGATATTTTGGCACGACTGACACCGAGCAAGCGATCCAACGCTCATTCAAATATTCTTTAAGTCGTCAAGATATTGAAGATGCTATCTTTGCTGGACCTTAG
- a CDS encoding hypothetical protein (IMG reference gene:2510094880), translated as MKHSAPLPYDLVLLITELLAILLAVWIIWVTQAPNIA; from the coding sequence ATGAAACACAGTGCTCCACTTCCTTATGATCTCGTGCTGTTGATCACAGAGCTTCTGGCGATTCTGCTTGCAGTATGGATTATATGGGTCACTCAAGCTCCCAACATTGCATAA
- a CDS encoding Undecaprenyl pyrophosphate synthetase (IMG reference gene:2510094885~PFAM: Putative undecaprenyl diphosphate synthase~TIGRFAM: undecaprenyl diphosphate synthase) — translation MTAHSIILQELPTDLQRERLPRHVAVIMDGNGRWAKRRGMPRFMGHRRGVDALKDLLRCCRDWGIEALTAYAFSTENWGRPSEEVEFLMTLFERVLRQELREMMEENVRIRFVGNLAALPRSLQIEIEKSMEQTAGNQGIQFTVATNYGGRQEILQACRAIAQQVQQGHLNPDEIDEALFERHLYTTGICDPDLLIRTSGEMRLSNFLLWQLAYGEIYVTDTLWPDFDRHEFHQALSAYQQRERRFGKI, via the coding sequence ATGACTGCACACTCAATTATCTTGCAAGAGTTGCCCACCGACCTTCAACGAGAACGTCTACCAAGGCATGTTGCTGTAATTATGGATGGCAATGGTCGTTGGGCAAAACGGCGAGGGATGCCCAGATTTATGGGGCATCGTCGGGGGGTGGATGCACTCAAGGATTTATTGCGGTGCTGTCGGGACTGGGGAATTGAGGCACTGACAGCGTATGCCTTTTCTACAGAGAATTGGGGCAGACCATCCGAAGAAGTGGAATTTTTGATGACGTTGTTTGAGCGGGTGCTGCGGCAAGAACTCCGGGAAATGATGGAGGAGAATGTTCGCATTCGCTTTGTGGGAAATTTAGCAGCATTGCCCCGATCGCTCCAGATAGAGATTGAGAAATCAATGGAGCAGACGGCTGGTAATCAGGGCATTCAGTTTACGGTTGCCACGAACTATGGTGGACGACAGGAGATTCTACAGGCGTGTCGGGCGATCGCCCAGCAGGTGCAGCAGGGACACCTAAACCCGGATGAGATTGATGAAGCCTTGTTTGAGCGTCATCTTTACACGACTGGGATTTGCGATCCTGATTTACTAATTCGTACCAGTGGTGAAATGCGGCTCAGTAACTTTTTGTTGTGGCAATTAGCCTATGGTGAGATTTATGTAACAGATACTCTTTGGCCTGACTTTGATCGGCACGAATTTCATCAAGCCTTATCAGCTTATCAACAACGAGAACGCCGATTCGGCAAGATCTAA
- a CDS encoding hypothetical protein (IMG reference gene:2510094881) — protein sequence MSVSLRTVYSNLKRIDEVDIETSALYRQRAQEVLAQSGISLARRQVIARRLMQANQFLGMRTTGNGDSY from the coding sequence ATGTCTGTTTCACTTCGAACAGTTTATTCCAACCTTAAGCGAATTGATGAGGTTGATATTGAAACCAGTGCTCTATACCGTCAGCGTGCTCAGGAAGTTTTGGCGCAGTCGGGCATTAGTCTGGCGCGGAGACAGGTGATTGCTCGTCGTTTGATGCAGGCAAATCAATTTCTAGGCATGAGAACCACTGGCAACGGAGATAGTTACTAA
- a CDS encoding DnaJ-class molecular chaperone with C-terminal Zn finger domain (IMG reference gene:2510094883~PFAM: DnaJ domain) has product MTERATPNSEDLKTPYQKVLAGSYYELLGLHPSASAREIRQAYRDLSKLYHPDTTKLPTAIATTQFQKLNEAYATLSSPERRSRYDRKIGYSSVAVVQSLPNLHRSSSPKQPYSSSAYLDPTDRPLSPGEIFALFILGLTFIGCLCLAIAIGLTRGDAMLQTATVQKDAARSAIHQTVQPAVAKPAVPQAPTLQQSTPPQPIPSISSKDAAPTVPPLSITPSLPTKEVPDRIDATNQIDANNQSTNAPLPSNTSQLHASPVPEIPT; this is encoded by the coding sequence GTGACTGAGCGGGCAACTCCAAACAGCGAAGACTTGAAAACTCCATACCAAAAGGTGTTAGCCGGAAGCTACTACGAGCTTTTGGGACTACATCCATCAGCTTCTGCGCGTGAAATTCGCCAGGCATACCGCGACTTGAGTAAGTTGTATCATCCAGATACTACAAAACTGCCAACTGCAATCGCTACCACTCAGTTTCAGAAACTTAATGAAGCCTATGCAACATTGAGCAGCCCCGAACGCCGTAGTAGGTATGACCGCAAGATCGGGTACTCTTCTGTTGCCGTTGTACAATCCCTCCCCAACCTGCACCGTTCATCCTCGCCAAAGCAACCCTACTCGTCTTCTGCATACTTAGACCCTACGGACCGTCCGCTTTCACCTGGAGAAATCTTTGCCCTGTTTATCCTGGGGTTAACATTTATTGGATGTTTGTGTTTAGCGATCGCGATCGGCTTAACTCGCGGCGACGCTATGTTGCAAACTGCTACAGTGCAGAAAGATGCGGCTCGATCAGCCATTCACCAAACTGTTCAGCCAGCAGTAGCAAAGCCAGCAGTGCCACAAGCACCAACATTACAACAATCTACACCGCCTCAACCAATTCCATCCATCTCCTCAAAGGATGCGGCTCCGACTGTCCCTCCTTTATCTATCACTCCATCCCTTCCTACAAAGGAGGTGCCAGATCGGATAGATGCTACCAATCAGATAGATGCTAACAATCAGTCAACTAATGCTCCATTGCCAAGCAATACTTCTCAACTTCATGCTTCTCCAGTTCCCGAAATTCCCACTTGA
- a CDS encoding ribosomal-protein-alanine acetyltransferase (IMG reference gene:2510094888~PFAM: Acetyltransferase (GNAT) family~TIGRFAM: ribosomal-protein-alanine acetyltransferase), whose protein sequence is MRFLTIQPLTPEFLPAALELDRLSLGGLWSTDGYLRELASPNSDLLILREIEGGKQTVENEWDRRGQGDTSGEQGLGIEYPNLPTPYPLSPISASPSIPHSPSPTLFALGCSWAILEEAHITLMAVHPAYQRQGLGQAMLCALLTTACKRQLERATLEVKVSNQAAISLYEKFGFKVAGRRKCYYQDTGEDALVMWRGGLHQSDFCKTLHQWWGQVSDRLQQVGWQLLQTESNYHNLLDSTIICD, encoded by the coding sequence GTGCGTTTTCTTACCATTCAACCCCTTACCCCTGAATTTCTTCCTGCTGCCTTGGAACTTGATCGCCTTAGCCTCGGTGGGCTTTGGAGCACAGACGGCTATCTTCGAGAACTGGCAAGTCCAAATAGTGACTTGTTGATTTTGCGAGAGATAGAAGGGGGAAAGCAGACAGTGGAAAATGAATGGGATAGAAGAGGACAGGGAGATACATCAGGGGAGCAAGGATTAGGGATCGAGTATCCGAATTTGCCTACCCCCTATCCTCTATCCCCTATTTCTGCTTCCCCATCAATTCCCCATTCTCCTTCTCCTACCCTCTTCGCTCTCGGCTGCTCTTGGGCAATTTTAGAAGAAGCTCACATTACTTTGATGGCGGTACATCCTGCCTATCAGCGTCAGGGATTGGGGCAAGCAATGCTGTGTGCTTTGCTGACGACTGCCTGCAAACGCCAATTAGAACGGGCTACATTAGAGGTGAAGGTTTCCAATCAGGCAGCGATCTCGCTCTACGAAAAGTTTGGCTTCAAAGTTGCAGGGCGGCGTAAATGCTACTACCAGGATACGGGAGAGGATGCCTTGGTAATGTGGCGGGGTGGACTGCATCAATCAGATTTTTGTAAAACCTTGCATCAGTGGTGGGGGCAGGTGAGCGATCGCCTGCAGCAGGTTGGATGGCAACTCTTGCAAACTGAGTCCAATTATCACAACTTGCTTGACTCGACGATCATTTGCGATTAA